A segment of the Salminus brasiliensis chromosome 1, fSalBra1.hap2, whole genome shotgun sequence genome:
CATCAGAAGGAGAGCCTGAGCTTAAGTTGGTTGAGCAAAGCGCAATGCTTTGAACAAGTGCTGAGTCAGTCTTTTGACTTGGTTACACAGCCAGAAGTAAAAAGTAAGCTTTTGCATTCTGGCATAATAAAGCGAGCACTGCGCATAAACTGCCTTGTCGAATGAATACGATTACTAGTGAGCTATTATGTCGTCACCATTTTGCCTTCTTGTGGCCAAGAAGAGGATGGTTCCCTCTGGCCTTTGAAAGACAACTGTGAAGCATATAAAAAGTTGGATGTGTTTACGCATTAACATTTCATTAATTGTGGTCACAGCTTCATTATCCCATTCCCATAACTAGGTCAGTTATCATGACTAAACTCATTTCATTCCCACGTATTACTAAGTCATGGTTACAACCTAATTTGCTAGTGCTAGGACAGACTCAGAGAATATTTTTGGCTTGGAGTCTGGGTCAGCTTTCTTGTGGTCTGCGCGTGAAGCCAGATGCGAcgaggtggaggtggatgcaATGTTTGTTCAATGAGGTGTATATACACGGGGTATATAAAGAGCATGGGGCATGGGGCATGGTCCATCTCACAAAATTATGTTCAAATATTGTGCTATGACCACAACATTATCTTATTATCATGTCTTATTGTTTGTGcatttttggtttgtttattaatttaatactaAATTAATCATGGTATTAACTAAATCCCCTGTTTTACTAAGTAATGGCCACAAATTAATGATCTCACTCTCATGCCTTACTAAGCTTTACTCATAACTGAATTGTCAAGAGTTAGCTATCTTATTCTCCTGCCTTACAAAGCTGTGGTCACAACAGAATTATCAAGACTTAATCATCTTATTCTCCTGCCTTACTAAGCTTTGGTCATAATTATCAAGACTTAATGATCTTATTCTCCTGCCTTACTAAGCTTTAGTCATAAATGAATTATCAACTTCATTATCTCATTCTCCTGTCTTACAAACCTTTGGTCATAACTGAATTATCCagacttaattatctcattccccTGTCTTACAAAGCTTTGGTCATAACTGAATTATCCAGACTTAATTATCTCACTCCCCTGTCTTACAAACCTTTGGTAATAACTGAATTATCCagacttaattatctcattgcCCTGTCTTACAAAGCTTTGGTCATAACTGAATTATTAAGACCTAATTATCTCATTCCCCTGTCTTACAAAGCTTTGGTCATAACTGAATGATCCagacttaattatctcattccccTGTCTTACAAAGCTTTGGTCACAACAGAATTATCAAGGCATAATCCTCTCATTACCATGCCTTGCTAAACTTCGGTCATAACTGAATTATTAAGACTTAACTATCTCATTCTCCTGTCTTGCAAACCTTTGGTCATAACTGAATTATTAagacttaattatctcattctcCTGTCTTACAAACCTTTGGTCATAACTGAATTATTAagacttaattatctcattctcCTGTCTTACAAACCTTTGGTCATAACTGAATTATTAAGACTTAATTATCTTATTCTCCTGTCTTACAACGTTTTGGTCATAACTTAATTATCAAGTCTTAATTATCTTATTCTCCTATCTTACTAAGCTTTGGTCATAACTGAATTATCTTGTTTTCCTGCCTCACTAAGCTTTGGTCATAACTGGTTATAACTGAATTATCAGCTTTGGTATGGGTCTCTCTATGAAGTCTGACTTAACTATGGTcatgcttctttttttattaacaaatgGGTAGATTAACTAAAACTGCAGAGAGGGAATGGCTTGGTTAAAAGTTCATTTGAATAAGCTAATGTTTAATTCATATTGAAGGCAGCACAAGAAAGTTCACTTTTTAACCAAGACAAAGACGATCATATCTGAACAAGCAAACATAGGAAGTCCACGGCTCTGTGCTGCATCCAATGACTCCAGAGCCCCTTAAGCTGAAGGTAGAGCAGTCTAAGATCCGGTTTCTGCTGGAGCACAGCCACATCTCTTTAAGTTCAGCCTGAACTTTGGCTCTCGGCTGCTTAATTGTGCACTTACTGGGCTTATCTTCTGAGGTTCATAAAACCATTTCTTTCTTCCCTGCTCTTATTTCACTCCAAAGGGCAGCTGAGTAGGAGTTTTAGAAGAACTGTTAAAAAGCTTACCCATCCGTCAGAGTTCAGGGCCTTCACATGAAGGTTCAcattgtctttctgtctctctttttttctttctctccctctctctttctctcattagGTTGGGTGGTGAGGATAAGTGGCTGGAGAGAGTATTAGCTAAAGCAGGCTGTGAAGTTCATAGCTTTGACCCCAGCATTAAAGAAGCTCATCTGCAGGATTCTCACATGTGGCTCCACCGACTCTCTGTGGACTGGAGGGACCCCAACCCTGCCATCCCAGCTCAGAGGCAGCACGGCAGCACCAAGAAGCTGGCCACCATCCTCAATGACTTCGGACACAGACAGGTGACCACAAAAGGCTAACGTTTGGAGAGCCTTTTAGGAGCCTAGAGAGGTTACTGTTTACTgtactgttattactgtattattattgaaatggTTTAAACATAGATTATGTAAACCAAGCTCTCTCTTGCCACTTGTCAATGTAAAGTGAGCACACCATCAGCAGGTATACTTTGGCCTCTAGAATGCAGATGCTGCAGATCCATGGTCCATTTGAGGTGGGTGTAGAGCAGGGAGTTCTgttatcaaatcaaataaatctGATTAATCAAAATGTCACCGTTGTTTTAACCAGATACGGATGACAGATAATATCAGATTACACCATGCGTTTGTTGTCGCTGCAGTTTCTAAGGGTTAATGGCAGTTTAATACCTTCAGGCTATCTCTCTTGACAGACTTGACAGTCAAACAGCTCTAATGGCCTCTAAAAGCAATCATGAGCACTTCATTTTATATTGAGTACTTCAGGAAAATGCCTGGTGTCAAAAGATCCACTAGGCAGCGTGAGCAGGCCTCAGCAAATTCTAGCACTGTCAGATTCCAGATGAATCTGGATAGAATATTTAGAAGTGAAACAGTTTGGCACAACATACTGAATAGTTTACAAGGGTGTGACTTTTCCTAGTATAGGAGATTAAAAAGTAAATCTGTTATATGCCCCAACACATCAGACAATCCAACAAGCATTAAATCCCCTGGAGCAGAAGATACACTTTGATACAGCCCTGTTAAAAAGTACACTGAAAAAGAATGGGCCCATATCATGCAAAAAATTATATACATGAAACATGAAAGTCTCAAACTGTTCACTCCCCAGTCCATACAGTCTACAGTCATGGCCCATATTAATGATACACCCCTGCACTTATTGGAGAACACTCAACTTTTCCCAGAACATTGCTGCAATTACAAATACTTTAAAATTCAcatgttttcatttgttttgcttGCACTGGAACGccataaaaaaagtaaaatctgATATCATCcacacagaactccagaaatggactggacaaaattattggcaccTTTTTAAAATAGTAAGAAACAGTTGGACTTTAGTTGAGTGATGCTTCACTAATTTGTACTAATGTCAAATAACAGGTGGTGCAAAAATAACCACACATTCAGACAATTTAAATGGAGAAAGGTCCAGAAAGGTCCTGTGTCCATTATGCACAACGTCATTAAGAAGTATACAGCAAATTGCACTGTAgctaacctccctggatgtggacGGAAGAGAACAATTTGTTGAGGATTGCAACGAAGGATTGCTTGAATGGTGGCTAAAGAACCTCAGTCATCTTCCAAACAAATTCAAGCTGGCCTGCAGGCAAAAGGTACGACAATGCCAGGTCGCACTCTGAATTTGTTGTCATCATCACCATAAAATGGGATGCTAAGGAATGTGATCCTGGAGTACTCCACCAGGACTTACCTGAGGAAGTCCTATGGAcaaatgagaccaaaatagagcTTTTTGCTAAAGCACATCATTGTACCACTAACAGAAAGTAAAACCAGGCATTAAAAGAAAAGAGCATGGTCCCTATGGTCAAACATGGTGAAGATTCAAAGATGGTTTCATGGATGCCTTGACTGTGTGCATGGTATTATGCAATCTGAAGACAACGTAGGGCCCAGTGTCAGGAAGCTTCATTAGAGGTTAATGGGTGTTCCAGCAGCAAATAGACTTCGGGGGACATTGTTTCTAGACAAATGTTCCTTCATGAAATCTCCATTAAACCTGCCTAAAGGTTTGCACCCCTGCTCATCTAACGATATTAATAAGGACTCCCCGCTGTGCTGCCGTCACAGCCTCTAGTCTTTTGGGAAGGATTAAGAGTAGATGTTTGAAGTTTAATGTGATTTGATTGCAGTATGTCATGAGAATAGTAGTGaagatcacaaacaccactccgACTCATCCTAATGGGATTCAATAGCATTTtacaagctgtgcatgcaacTGTAAGCCCATGTCTGCAATGGGTACACCTTAAAATATTTGActtcaataataaaaaggggTGTCTAGATACATTTGGACAATGTACATTACATGTATAAGATTGCTGAAATCCCAGCAAAACAGAAAGAGATTCCTCACTCTGCAATGAGGTGGGCTGTGTGAGGAGATGGCTACAGCATGGCCTAGCTTATTGTGCATTCATCCATAGTCCTGCTTGTGCTGGAAGAAAGAGGAGACGCTCTTTGctgaaagagtttatcctgcatatcatcattatcatcattcagCAAAACATGAGATTTCTGTGGGCCTGCCAGCAATAGCACTCAGACTGATTAGATAGCCATCTGCATAGCAAATTAGCACCCCAGGCACAGCTAACTCAGCGAGGAGCTGAGCattggtttgtttttatatcTGCTGAAAGAGGGACAGCCATAACCGCGTTATTGCTGCACGAATATTTAACACTACTGCTTTACTAAACCGAGCCTCATCCTCACGCCACAGCTGCTGGACTTGTATTGAGCTCTGTCACAATGACAGCACTGTCACAGGCCTACAGTCAGAGACCCGTGATGTCACGGCAGAAGCGTCCCAGCAGCTGGCTCATCCGTCAACGTCTTTCACAACTCTTTCTGACAGAAACAGACcaatttttctttctcttttatcAAAGCGATAATTGCTTCAGATTTATGCGCCAAATCCCAAGATGCCAATTTTTTCCCTTTCCCGCATATATCACTCGCCCTCCTCCCTCCCACCTTGTTTCTCGCTGCATGAGCAACAGTTTAATTGTTGCAAATTAAATCCAGGCCCTTGAAACAGAAAAGGCTACAAGCCACGCACCAGTGCATAGCATTAGTGAACTGACGCGTCTCAGGCACGTGTGATTGATTCATTTTTCCAAGCCAGGTGGGGAAAAGTATGAAGAATACATACAAATTAGCATCAGCAACTCGTTCCTCTGGCCTACTCCAACAATGGCATCTGTGCACAAGTGTCTAGGGGTAAGTTACCATTTTGAGCTCGCTTGAGATTTAGCTTAAACCACCATTTAAATATGGTAGCAGTGTTCCAGTGTCTCTAAAACAGAGCTTTCCAAAAACTGACTAAAACACAGTTAGACTCCTGTTCGTCTTGACATCCAAGAGAGGCTTCTTGTTGGATGAAAGTTGGTTTGGATTCATGAGACATTGATGATGAAATTTGGGCTTATTCTTTAGAGGCCTCTATAAGGTATAAGGAATGGGTATAATGTACAGGGAATAAGGAGCACTGCTGAGGGTGTAGGGAATGAGAACAGGGAGTACTGTGTAGGGCGTAATGTACAGGGAATAGGGAGCACTGCTGAGGGTGTAGGGAATGAGATCAGGGAGTACTGTGGAGGGCGTAATGTACAGGGAATAGGGAGCACTGCTGAGGGTGTAGGGAATGAGAACAGGGAGTACTGTGGAGGGTGTAATGTACAGGGAATAGGGAGCACTGCTGAGGGTGTAGGGAATGAGAACAGGGAGTACTGTGGAGGGCGTAATGTACAGGCAATAGGGAGCACTGCTGAGGGTGTAGGGAATGAGAACAGGGAGTACTGTGGAGGGTGTAATGTACAGGGAATAGGGAGCACTGCTGAGGGTGTAGGGAATGAGAACAGGGAGTACTGTGGAGGGCGTAATGTACAGGGAATAGGGAGCACTGCTGAGGGTGTAGGGAATGAGAACAGGGAGTACTGTGGAGGGCGTAATGTACAGGGAATAGGGAGCACTGCTGAGGGTGTAGGGAATGAGAACAGGGAGTACTGTGGAGGACGTAATGTACAGGGAATAGGGAGCACTGCTGAGGGTGTAGGGAATGAGATCAGGGAGTACTGTGGAGGGCGTAATGTACAGGGAATAGGGAGCACTGCTGAGGGTGTAGGGAATGAGAACAGGGAGTACTGTGGAGGGCGTAATGTACAGGGAATAGGGAGCACTGCTGAGGGTGTAGGGAATGAGAACAGGGAGTACTGTGGAGGGCGTAATGTACAGGGAATAGGGAGCACTGCTGAGGGTGTAGGGAATGAGAACAAGGAGTACTGTGGAGGGCGTAATGTACAGGGAATAGGGAGCACTGCTGAGGGTGTAGGGAATGAGAACAGGGAGTACTGTGGAGGGCGTAATGTACAGGGAATAGGGAGCACTGCTGAGGGTGTAGGGAATGAGAACAGGGAGTACTGTGGAGGGTGTAATGTACAGGGAATAAGGAGCACTGCTGAGGGTGTAGGGAATGAGAACAGGGAGTACTGTGGAGGGCGTAATGTACAGGGAATAGGGAGCACTGCTGAGGGATTTCGGATGTACAGTGGAGGGTAGTGTGGAGAATGTATGCAAGATCACTACTGACTGTAgttgtggagaacaggagggaaAAGAGTCAGAATCTCTTTGGGGAGTATTCTCCTTTCTGGCAAGAGAGTAATTAAAACTGGATCATTAATGTCCCACTCAAGGGGCACATGCTTAAATTACCTCTCTACCATTCCCTAAACGTGAATTACACATCTCACCAACATCAGAAAGCcggaacatttttttttttatcagtgctGAGATGTTTTCACTGCTCTTACAGACTTCAGAATTCAGCTCATCAAGAGCTCGGTAATTAGCTGATGATTTCAATCAACTTACACAATGGACCCCTTTTCAGGCCTGATTCGCCAATGTGTTCAATGATTTAGGGACGTTGTGACAGACACTTGGAGCTGTGGAAACCTTTAATTTATACAGAGTGCAGAGGAGggtttaatcatttaaaaaaaaaaaaggaaagctaTTAACTGTTAAAATGGGCAGgcagcagagagagaatgacTATCATGACCCATCATTTTATAAACAGTGACTCAGCATGCAGCACCAACTCACAGCTCTCAGCATAATGATGTATCAATCACTGGCACAATCTGAGAGTCGGCTTTTTCTCTTATCTAGTTGCTTCTCTCTGCGGAGAGCAACATAAGAAACCGGGGGCTCAAGCTCTATAAGCTGGTTCACAGGCCGATGTTGAATTCATCAGCTGCAGTACTGTTTACATATTTTGCTGAATATTGAAGGAAACACTTCTCCAGcaaactcatttatttattttgtcttcAAGTGTTAATTCATGGCATGTGACACAAGTTTGGATGCCCTTCCAGttattgctatttttttttagatctgaATGTAAGATTAACTGACTTTTAGGTCTGATTAGGACTTCTTAAGACTGATTAGGCAGACCGGACAACACAACTATGCGCTCCTTTAAGCAGCTGGTTGAGAATCTACAGCCTCAATCAGCCTCAGCAAAAACAAGGCAGTTGAGGAGAACCGTGGAGGACAAGGCAAGAACACCAAGGATCAACAACTGCTGCTTGTATGCTGGCATAACacaaatgacctgcagagaagTTAAGCTGACATAGGAGTGGTGGGGCACTGCTCTACTGTGCAACGTTACTCACCCAAACCATCTGCATGTTTATcaaaagagtcatcagaaggaAACCACACTCATCACAAGAGTAAAGGCCTCGGTCACAATCACCTTTGTTATTCTGCAGGTCAAAAAAGGGTGGCATTTAATGGGAAATGCATGGAGGTGGATCTCCAGTGCTTTGTGGTTGTGTGGCAGTCAGTGTCAACAAACAGATTTTCCAGATAGATTGAAGAGTGCATACCAGTAAACATCAGCAGATTCAAGAAGAACATGTGACCCAGAGAGTCAGGAATCCAAAGCTCAAACGCAGCTGGCTTCCATAACTGGACAGTGATCAAACCTCAAAACGTACCTCAAAATTGAGCTTTTTTGAGGAGCTTTTGAAATGGCTCACACAGTCCCATGACATTAGTCAGCACAACTGAGCATCTGTTGGTAGATTCTGGGCATGAATGACACCTCAAGAATATCTCAGAACAAGACGCATTCAGTGAGGAAAAGTGGGTGAAAATTCCTCAAACAAGAATAGAAAGGCGTCAAGAAGTGTTTGCAGGCTGTGAAGGGAGTTGTGCAGCTACCATAATAATTTCtggaataattattatatttttgtttattagctGTTCATTGACATTTGCGGAAAACTGTAATTTCACTAAAAGAACAATTAGCAACCGTATGGATATGAGCCGTTGTTCAGTCTTCTAGAAAGATAGTCCCACTGACAGTTTATTATTAGTAGAAATGGAGTGCCATATTTCATATCTGCTTAACTGAGATGAAAACAAGCTCACAGAGATAACAGACAGACACTCTTAcagagaatgagtgagtgagtgagtgagtgttgggggAAGAGAGGTAGGCTGGATAGCAGCTGTGTGAAGGACATTACAGGACGAGTGTTCTGAGCCAGATCTCCCTCTGGGTGAGAACACCAATTCAGGCCACAGCGTTTAGATGCTGTCCACCTTTCTCTCCTCTGCCCCCAAGAACAGCTGCCCtactttccctttctctccctccctcgttCCCATCCAGCaatctttctttcatttctgaaGAGAGCCACTTTGCTGAACTAATTTCccgctttcttttttttttaaggaaacaaGATGGCACCATTTGGAGCAGTCAAGGCTCTTGGCCAATGCGCACAAATATTGCAATCTGTGGTCACTGGGGACTATGAAATCTACTAGATAGacttccataaaaaaaaaaaaaacatgtctaGAGGCGAGGCGAGACATGCGAGACACCTGCTCTGAGTCTGTGGTTAATAAAAAAGCTAAACATTTGATAATTGACATCTGGATCCAACTATGTACAGGCCCAATAGGCAGTCATTTCCACAGGATTTCAAGTACTATAGAGGCACTGCTCAGGAATGTCAGTATACAACAGGGACTTATGCAAGCTTCCCTTAGGGGAAAGAGAGGCCACGATTATTAAAATGACCCCCTATTGGTAACGAAAGCCTACTGTGTCTTGTTAAGTGtgaattcaattattattaGGAGCCAACTCAAGGAGCCGAGCTCCCCAATGAACGGAAATGAGTTCAGTGGAAACCATTGTGATTCATTCTAGCAATAAAGTGCGGGCCcaacttttaatgaaagtctggaATTGTTGAGAGGTAATGAGGCAAGGGAGCTCAGCGCAGTCGTGTTTTAGGTGCGCTTTGTCTGATTTGCTAACGAAAATTCTGCTGCCAGACAGCCACTTAGAACCTTAAACGTACTAGAACCGCCACATGCTCTCAGTAAAACAAAGCCTGTCAAGAGTGTCTTTAactggtccagcagctacacTGACTGTTCAACTGTGAGGAATGAGGCTTTCATCAGGAGCATGATCGACAAAACAAGCAGAACACATTCTACTGTATAATCTATAACAGAATTTGATAGGTTGGTATATGAcaacaactacacacacacacacacattatacatatttGTAAGGTCCTGAGAATTTCCCGTAGATTGGGGTCTTTCTGCCACTGCTGATAGACCTGCATAACCGTACTCTTCCCTAcatctgcaaattcagctacttccttcacactatggtctctTTGGCATGCctaaatgcagtcactccttttagccaatcaacAACATCCAAACAATCCAATGAgacacaccccacaggtatttatagccccatcatcctCGCGCAGTGTCATCTGAAAGAGTTACTACCGTAAACACGCAAGGAGACTTATAGTTAGTTATAGCATATAGTATTTAAGGTGCAAATTCAGTCAAATTTGAAAtttagataataaataaaatagtgcAACACCTTAACTAAAATCATTTAGCGTCTTGTGCGAAATACTGGACACTAGCAGGATTTTTGGTCCACTCTTCTTTACCAAATTGCTATAATTCAGCCACATTAGAGGGCTTTCAAGCATGAACTCATTTAATGTTCTGCCGAAGTATGAGGTACGAGTCTTCTTGGGCTAGGTTAAGAAAATCAcagtaccaccaccatgtttgactgctgTTTAAGCTTTACACCAGATGTATTGACTCCTGTCTTCCAAAGAAGTCCACTTTTGACTCATCGGTCCACAGAGTCATTAATGAATGCTGTCCAAGGCCTACAGTTCCTTAGATGCAGCACTTGTTTTTCTGGTCCTCCTGGATAATTATGCTAAGTTGGCAACAATTTCTTCTTTTAGAGACAATGGCTGTCGCTGTGGAGTCCATTTTTggcattaattattattattatcctatTCAACACTCTAGTTTAACTGATCTCAACTCTTAACTAAATGTGATTATTTGGAGGAGTACCTtactaatattttttttcacacagggccGACTGGTGTTTATTTATCCTGTTATACACACTGTTTTCACAACACTGTATATTTGACCCATACTCATATCACAAATCCTTAGTAGATCCTAAGTATGTGTCTTGAGATTTACACTAAGAAAGGTGTCCGATAAACTGCTAGCCTACTCAACCATCCCTCAGAGGCCTAGCGATCAGGtgaaataccataacaaccacatagcaacaccatagcaagatAGCACCACCAATTAAAATCTCCAACATTCCAACATTCCAGTTCACATGGAATGCAGCATAAAAGCTAATTCTCCTCGAACCTTGCTTTCCTCACAATTTTCCCTCAATTTAGCTGTGTCCAATTCCACCTCCTAGCTCGAGATTCCCACtttcacacaatgctaccagtgctaaGAGAGTGAAGGCTAGCATTAACAATGACATTTTAAGCATCTGTTTGTACCTCAGCTACTCCTACTAGCCTACCCAACCATCACTCAGTGCCCTAGCAACCCTATATAGCAACATAGCAATACTTCAGCAATCTCTTGTAATACCATATCATATGAATAGCCCAGCAAGCACATACCAGTGGTTCAGATGCAGCTTAGCGACCACCTAGATTACCATAAGAACCACCTAGCAGTATAGTTAGTTGTATAAGTGGATTGTCAGGTGTCGCTGATTTACTGCTTGCTTGTacaaaaagtgctcaatgaacgGTTGCCTTTCTGTCTCTTGCAGGTGGACGTGCTGAAGGTGGACATGGAGAGCGCAGAATGGAAAATTCTAGAGAATCTGATTCTGGAAGGAGTCTTGCCCTCAGTGGGCCTCCTGCTCCTCGAGGTCCACGTGCACTGGCCGGGGTTTGAAGTGAGCGGAGACGAGCCATCTGTGGTGCGCTATTGGTTCAGCCTGCTGAGGGAGCTGGAGCGAGCTCACTTCTGCCTCTACCACAGCTACAGCAACCCTGCGAAACCACACCTCTTTCTTCACAGGAACCTGCACAATGCCAGCAGCAGCTACATACTGGGCTGGGTCAACACCCGCTACTCTCCGCAGTGACGACAAACAACTGGCCAGACATTTCAGTCTGGAGAAATGGAGTTTAGCAGAAAACCGGCCAGTAGAATTTAGATACAGAAACATAAGCCAAACAACAAGGAATGGTTAATGAGACGGAGTAAACATGTGACGGATTGCTTTCCTCCTCGTACTACTTCTTATCGTAGAGGGTATTTTACCCATTGGGGGTGAGCAAGGGAACGAGAGCGGAGGAGAGCGCTGTAATTGCTTCTAGGAGCTCATCAGTGTCTCGTGTGAAGGTTTTTCTTCCAGAGGTCACATAGTCACTGGCATCGCCTTATCTAATGTTGGCTGCTTGCCAGGAGCGTGCCCCTCTGCCTTTTTCGCTTGAAGAATACACCAAGAGCTATGAGCCAAAACGTCTCTCATTGTTTACCAACCATCACTCAGTGCCCTAGCAACCAGGTGAAATATCATAGGCACCCCATAGCAACACTTCAGCAATCTCTTGTAATACCACATCATCTGAATAGCCCAGCAACCATATACCAATGGTTCAGCTGcagcttagcaaccacctagattACCATAAGAACCACCTAGCAAGACCTTTGCAACCATCTGGATACCAAGATGGTTTCAAGGAGCCAAGATTGCTTCTAGGAGCTCATCAGTGTCAAGGTTTTTTCTTCCAGAGGTCACATAGTCACTGGCATCGCCTTATCTAATGTTGGCTGCTTGCCAGGAGCGTGCCCCTCTGCCTTTTTCGCTTGAAGAATACACCAAGAGCTATGAGCCAAAACGTCTCTCATTGTTTACCAACCATCACTCAGTGCCCTAGCAACCAGGTGAAATATCATAGGAACCCCATAGCAACACTTCAGCAATCTCTTGTAATACCACATCATCTGAATAGCCCAGCAACCATATACCAATGGTTCAGCTGcagcttagcaaccacctagattACCATAAGAACCACCTAGCAAGACCTTTGCAACCATCTGGATACCAAGATGGTTTCTAGGAGACAAGATTGCTTCTAGGAGCTCATCAGTGTCAAGGTTTTTTCTTCCAGAGGTCACATAGTCACTGGTATCTCCTTATCTAATGTTGGCTGCTTGCCAGGAGCGTGACCCTCTGCCTTTTTCGCTTGAAGAATACACCAAGAGCTATGAGCCAAAACGTCTCTCATTGTTTACCATTGGACGATGAGTTCTAACACTACCCTGCCACATGAAGGCGCTACATTAGCCTGGGTGGAGTTATTTAGATGCTTCAGAATAGTACTATATGACATCCATCAAGAGGGGGAATAACAATCCTTTACCAGTGTTTTATGGTGAATCTAACTTTTTATGTCCCAGATTAGCATTGTTAGCGATACCAGGTCATGCATCATATGATATTTTGCCCATCCAACTACCATGGAAACATGTCCACATTACTGTGTGTATGACTGATTTAAGAAGACGCAAACCTATAGAAGTGCCAATAAGCTGTATACTCTTAATGTGCG
Coding sequences within it:
- the mettl24 gene encoding probable methyltransferase-like protein 24, with protein sequence MLKERVNRCVLLRVCVLLSVLCVCGHIFAEFKGYGLKSWKRVPPVTPEHLQQDTKHQRVSKASDRLSLRDSKTTCCPPVRQQRKYLRWKIELEPWASKSHSLEDEAFRFIKYITTPKVYCENPGLPVIQRDGVEVERSWVLCLDNRFSLARCISAKHCRVYSLGLGGEDKWLERVLAKAGCEVHSFDPSIKEAHLQDSHMWLHRLSVDWRDPNPAIPAQRQHGSTKKLATILNDFGHRQVDVLKVDMESAEWKILENLILEGVLPSVGLLLLEVHVHWPGFEVSGDEPSVVRYWFSLLRELERAHFCLYHSYSNPAKPHLFLHRNLHNASSSYILGWVNTRYSPQ